From bacterium, the proteins below share one genomic window:
- a CDS encoding aconitase/3-isopropylmalate dehydratase large subunit family protein: MAGKTVIEKILSRAAGRDVEPLDRVWVDVDLAVVRDFGGPNVVLEYEEHFGDARPADPSRIAMTFDYQAPAKVTKVAENQGICRKFAKKHGVEALYDVNRGIGQHVLLEDGRIYPGQVVIGTDSHMNLLGAVNCFATGCGTTDVVAAWKTGRLWFKCPPTLKVVVTGKYSHPTSAKDLTLFLINKLGTDLANYRAVEFSGEAIDELDLAGRLTLASLMTEINAKIAFFPPSPRVDAWLAGRLGRKVEPLAPDPDAAYRARLGYSVDGLRPLVALPHYPTNAMPAGADGVAGKRITSAFIGSCTNGRIEDFRAGAEALTRAGGKVHPDVMLTVVPSTAEVALAMLEEGLYDTYMRAGAMVTNPGCSLCTIGHHGVLAPGDVLVSTSNRNFEGKLGRGAEIYLASPATAAASAARGVITDPSTLS, translated from the coding sequence ATGGCTGGGAAGACCGTTATCGAGAAGATTCTCTCCCGCGCGGCGGGGCGCGACGTGGAACCGCTGGACCGCGTCTGGGTGGACGTGGACCTGGCGGTGGTGCGCGACTTCGGCGGCCCCAACGTCGTGCTGGAATACGAGGAACACTTCGGCGACGCGCGACCGGCGGACCCGTCCCGCATCGCCATGACCTTCGACTACCAGGCCCCGGCCAAGGTCACCAAGGTCGCCGAGAACCAGGGCATCTGCCGGAAATTCGCCAAGAAGCACGGCGTCGAGGCGCTCTACGACGTCAACCGGGGCATCGGCCAGCACGTGCTCCTGGAGGACGGGCGCATTTACCCCGGCCAGGTCGTCATCGGCACCGATAGCCACATGAACCTTCTCGGCGCGGTGAACTGCTTCGCCACGGGGTGCGGGACGACGGACGTGGTCGCCGCCTGGAAGACCGGCCGCCTGTGGTTCAAGTGCCCCCCCACCCTCAAGGTCGTCGTCACCGGCAAGTACTCCCACCCCACCAGCGCCAAGGACCTCACCCTCTTTCTCATCAACAAGCTCGGCACGGATTTGGCCAACTACCGGGCCGTGGAGTTCTCCGGCGAGGCCATAGACGAGCTGGACCTCGCCGGCCGGCTGACCCTGGCCAGCCTGATGACCGAGATCAACGCCAAGATAGCCTTCTTCCCGCCGTCGCCGCGGGTGGACGCGTGGCTTGCGGGTCGGCTCGGGCGCAAGGTTGAGCCGCTCGCGCCGGACCCCGACGCCGCTTACCGGGCTAGGCTCGGCTACTCGGTGGACGGGCTGCGGCCCCTGGTGGCCCTCCCCCACTACCCGACCAACGCGATGCCGGCGGGCGCCGACGGGGTGGCCGGGAAGCGCATCACGAGCGCCTTCATCGGAAGCTGTACCAACGGGCGGATCGAGGACTTCCGCGCCGGGGCCGAGGCGCTCACCCGCGCCGGCGGGAAGGTCCACCCCGACGTGATGCTCACCGTCGTTCCCTCCACCGCCGAGGTGGCCCTGGCGATGCTGGAGGAGGGGCTCTACGACACCTACATGCGCGCCGGGGCCATGGTGACCAACCCCGGCTGCTCCCTGTGCACCATCGGCCACCACGGGGTGCTGGCCCCGGGGGACGTGCTGGTTTCCACCTCGAACC